From the Marinitoga sp. 38H-ov genome, one window contains:
- the infB gene encoding translation initiation factor IF-2: protein MSKTRVYQLAKEFGMHAKELLNELNDLGYSLKSHMSTLEDDEVEAIRELFEEKNNEKNVEKKKSEPKEKKIENKNEKKSKEIKKEEVKKEEEIKEIKISKSELKLDVLANKLGKGQNDIIKEFFLKGKILRPGQILSEEQAEEIAMMFNALLDIVDESEEIKNEENVELSEKIDPEEKFKEFWKKIYEEKSDKLTIRPPVVTIMGHVDHGKTTLLDNIRNTRVAEKEAGGITQSIGAYQVNYDGKKITFIDTPGHEAFTEMRARGAQATDIVVLIIAADDGVMPQTIEAYNHAKNANVPIIVAINKIDKPNANVDLTKQQMVAKLNLIPEDWGGDTITVPISAKSGQGIDELLEMILLVAEMQEIKCYPEGLARGVIIESRLDKFLGPVATTIVKDGKIKVGDYFVAGNTFGKVRRMIDPNGKNVKVAGPSDPVQILGFEEVPDMHSILYGVKSLHEAKDYVEKKKALVEKVVQKRHIRLEDALKMMKEEGEQKILNIIIKADTFGSLEALKNAIAKLENPDIQLQVIHGGIGAITKSDVMLATASDAVILGFRVKADSSAVKFAERERIQIKRYDIIFNLIDDLKKALQGMLEPEEKEEITGSGEVKQVFKIKKVGTIAGIQLKEGYVERDGSVRLYRQGKLVYDGKIESLRHYKDEVKRIEAPKECGIKILNFDDISDGDEMEFYKYIQVERTIEFGKNE, encoded by the coding sequence TTGTCTAAGACGCGAGTATATCAATTAGCTAAAGAATTCGGAATGCATGCTAAAGAATTATTAAATGAATTAAATGATTTAGGATATAGTTTAAAAAGCCATATGTCAACTTTAGAAGATGATGAAGTAGAAGCAATTAGGGAACTGTTTGAGGAGAAAAATAATGAAAAGAATGTTGAAAAGAAAAAAAGTGAACCCAAAGAAAAAAAGATAGAAAATAAAAATGAAAAAAAATCTAAAGAAATAAAAAAAGAAGAAGTAAAAAAAGAAGAAGAAATAAAAGAAATAAAAATATCTAAATCAGAGTTAAAATTGGATGTTTTAGCAAATAAATTGGGGAAAGGGCAAAATGATATAATAAAAGAATTTTTCTTAAAAGGTAAAATTCTTAGACCGGGTCAAATATTATCAGAAGAACAAGCAGAAGAGATTGCTATGATGTTTAATGCATTACTTGATATAGTAGATGAATCAGAAGAGATAAAAAACGAAGAAAATGTTGAATTAAGTGAAAAAATAGACCCAGAAGAAAAATTTAAAGAATTTTGGAAGAAAATATATGAAGAAAAATCTGATAAATTAACAATAAGACCACCTGTTGTTACTATAATGGGACATGTAGACCATGGTAAAACAACATTGTTAGATAATATAAGAAATACTAGAGTTGCAGAAAAAGAAGCCGGTGGAATTACACAGTCTATAGGTGCTTATCAAGTAAATTATGATGGTAAAAAAATAACATTTATAGATACACCTGGTCACGAAGCATTTACTGAAATGAGAGCTAGAGGCGCTCAAGCTACTGATATAGTAGTTTTAATAATTGCTGCTGATGATGGTGTAATGCCTCAAACAATTGAAGCATATAATCACGCAAAAAATGCTAATGTTCCAATAATTGTTGCGATAAATAAAATAGATAAGCCAAATGCTAACGTAGATTTAACAAAGCAACAAATGGTAGCAAAATTAAATCTTATACCAGAAGATTGGGGCGGAGATACAATTACAGTTCCAATATCTGCTAAATCTGGTCAAGGTATAGATGAATTATTAGAAATGATACTTTTAGTTGCAGAAATGCAAGAAATAAAATGTTACCCTGAAGGGTTAGCGAGAGGGGTTATTATTGAAAGTAGGTTGGATAAATTCTTGGGTCCTGTAGCAACGACTATAGTGAAAGATGGAAAAATAAAGGTTGGAGATTATTTTGTAGCAGGAAATACATTTGGTAAAGTTAGAAGAATGATAGATCCCAACGGTAAAAATGTTAAAGTTGCAGGTCCATCTGATCCAGTTCAAATTTTAGGATTTGAAGAAGTACCAGATATGCATTCTATATTATACGGAGTAAAATCATTACATGAAGCTAAAGATTATGTTGAAAAGAAAAAAGCTCTTGTAGAGAAAGTAGTGCAAAAAAGACATATAAGACTTGAAGATGCATTGAAAATGATGAAAGAAGAAGGAGAACAAAAAATACTAAACATCATTATTAAAGCTGATACATTTGGATCATTAGAAGCATTAAAAAATGCAATAGCAAAATTAGAAAATCCTGACATACAGCTACAAGTTATTCACGGTGGTATAGGTGCTATTACAAAAAGTGATGTTATGCTTGCAACAGCATCTGATGCTGTTATACTAGGATTTAGAGTTAAAGCTGATAGTAGTGCAGTAAAATTTGCAGAAAGAGAAAGAATTCAGATAAAAAGATATGATATAATCTTTAATTTAATAGATGATTTAAAGAAAGCATTACAGGGTATGTTAGAACCTGAAGAAAAAGAAGAAATCACCGGATCTGGTGAGGTTAAACAAGTATTCAAAATAAAAAAGGTTGGAACTATAGCGGGTATTCAATTAAAAGAAGGGTATGTTGAAAGAGATGGTTCAGTAAGATTATATAGACAAGGGAAACTTGTATATGATGGTAAAATAGAATCATTAAGACATTACAAAGATGAGGTAAAAAGAATAGAAGCGCCTAAGGAATGTGGTATAAAAATACTGAATTTTGATGATATTAGCGATGGCGATGAAATGGAATTTTATAAATATATTCAAGTTGAAAGAACCATTGAATTTGGAAAAAATGAATAA
- a CDS encoding isoamylase early set domain-containing protein, which translates to MKKIIILLAILTVSIVSFSKVYIYNNNVVFEFKDLTASKVFLAGSFNNWDPSAHPMEKSKNGLWKIMLKLAPGDYQYKFVVNGTDWKEDPDAPGYTPDGFGGKNGAFSLILENGKLKIEIPEKQESGILSGSYAFDLKSKFDIEKYSLKNPEVVHEFNLIINPKKTGMNLEAVLKADNNNWQLELSSLKAVWENSNFKFGMYKNKAVNDLINFSENIEKENSGFFGVFKTNFINIGIDAYSNNNDLNYFLSSKLYLEKFYLTALFSPKTNTSPMNIYGRIEANGVGIEYKYTDKLEYILSDFSDDNIQVKWIYSFFNENISLEGNFYNYLSLLVDYTLKNNTYKLEFGAKYDITNDAMILFDMHYDNLNNLGYKIGYELKKENISVKFKLGHDFENDFENYYLYINATSKF; encoded by the coding sequence ATGAAAAAAATAATAATATTATTAGCTATATTAACAGTATCAATTGTCTCTTTTTCAAAAGTTTATATTTATAATAATAATGTAGTTTTTGAATTTAAAGACCTTACAGCTTCAAAAGTTTTTTTAGCAGGATCATTTAATAATTGGGATCCAAGTGCTCATCCGATGGAAAAAAGTAAAAATGGATTGTGGAAAATTATGTTGAAATTAGCACCTGGAGATTATCAGTATAAATTTGTGGTTAATGGAACTGATTGGAAGGAAGATCCAGATGCTCCGGGATATACGCCAGATGGCTTTGGTGGAAAAAACGGGGCATTTTCATTAATTTTAGAAAATGGAAAATTAAAGATAGAAATACCTGAAAAACAAGAAAGCGGTATATTAAGTGGGTCATATGCCTTTGATTTGAAATCAAAATTTGATATTGAAAAATATTCATTAAAAAATCCTGAAGTTGTACATGAATTTAATTTAATTATTAATCCTAAAAAAACCGGCATGAATTTAGAAGCTGTTTTAAAAGCAGATAACAATAATTGGCAATTAGAATTATCTTCTTTAAAAGCTGTATGGGAAAATTCTAATTTTAAATTTGGAATGTATAAGAATAAGGCTGTAAATGACTTAATAAATTTTAGTGAAAATATTGAAAAAGAAAATTCTGGCTTTTTTGGAGTATTTAAAACAAATTTTATCAATATAGGAATTGATGCTTATTCAAATAATAATGATCTAAATTATTTTTTATCAAGTAAATTATATTTAGAAAAATTTTATCTTACAGCATTATTTTCTCCTAAAACAAATACATCTCCAATGAATATATATGGAAGAATAGAAGCTAATGGAGTTGGTATAGAGTATAAATATACTGATAAACTAGAATATATTTTATCTGATTTTAGCGATGATAATATTCAAGTTAAATGGATTTATAGCTTTTTTAATGAAAATATATCATTAGAAGGGAATTTTTATAATTATTTGTCATTGTTAGTTGATTATACTTTGAAAAATAATACATATAAGTTAGAATTTGGAGCAAAATATGATATAACAAACGATGCAATGATTTTATTTGATATGCACTATGATAATTTAAACAACTTAGGCTATAAAATAGGATACGAATTAAAAAAAGAAAATATTTCTGTAAAATTCAAGTTAGGACATGATTTTGAGAATGATTTTGAAAATTACTATTTGTATATTAATGCTACTTCTAAATTTTAA
- a CDS encoding DegT/DnrJ/EryC1/StrS family aminotransferase, translating into MNVPLSSASLTSLEKKILDEIFSSERLALGSYLNKFEKSVEKYFGVEHAIAVNSGTSALHLILRSLNIKENDGMLVTPFTFIASSNVALFERAHPVFIDIDPNNYNIDLEKIEKSLKDKNHPIYKRIKNLNNIKFFMGVDIFGQPLDWDKAIEICKNNKWKIIEDSCEAIGAKYKNKYVGTFGEAGTFAFYPNKQITTGEGGIIITNNEEISKLCRSMSNQGRGDSNEWLEHVRLGYNYRMDELSAGLGYAQMQRLDEILEKRNNVANNYFDLFKNEKRIVLPKIEKYTTKMSWFVFVIRLSLDWMSNLIDIPDYVKNVDLPLYIEKNNEWKKILYNIKNITYSVIDELNKNGVQSKNYFSPVHLQKFYRDLYGYKEGDYPVTELISSLTIAIPFYTEITIHEQKYVVEIIKDILDKFEK; encoded by the coding sequence ATGAATGTACCTTTGTCTTCTGCTAGTTTAACAAGTTTAGAAAAGAAAATACTAGATGAAATCTTCTCAAGTGAAAGATTGGCTTTAGGTTCTTATTTGAACAAATTTGAAAAAAGTGTTGAGAAATATTTCGGTGTTGAACATGCAATTGCAGTAAATAGTGGAACTTCTGCATTACATTTAATATTAAGATCTTTAAATATAAAAGAAAATGATGGGATGTTAGTAACGCCTTTTACTTTTATAGCTTCTTCAAATGTAGCTCTTTTTGAAAGGGCTCACCCGGTATTTATAGATATTGATCCAAATAATTATAATATTGATTTAGAAAAGATAGAAAAAAGTCTTAAAGATAAAAATCATCCAATTTATAAAAGAATAAAGAATTTAAATAATATAAAATTTTTTATGGGTGTTGATATATTTGGACAACCTTTAGATTGGGATAAAGCAATAGAAATATGTAAAAATAATAAATGGAAAATAATAGAAGATTCTTGTGAAGCAATTGGTGCAAAATATAAAAATAAATATGTAGGTACTTTTGGTGAGGCGGGGACATTTGCATTTTATCCTAATAAACAAATAACAACAGGTGAAGGCGGAATTATTATTACTAACAATGAAGAAATAAGTAAATTATGTAGATCAATGTCTAATCAAGGTAGAGGGGATTCTAATGAATGGTTAGAACATGTAAGATTAGGATATAATTATAGAATGGATGAATTATCAGCGGGACTTGGATATGCGCAAATGCAAAGGCTTGATGAAATTCTTGAAAAAAGAAATAATGTCGCAAATAATTATTTTGATTTATTTAAAAACGAAAAAAGAATAGTATTACCTAAAATAGAAAAATATACTACAAAAATGAGTTGGTTTGTTTTTGTTATTAGATTATCTTTAGATTGGATGTCGAATTTAATAGATATTCCTGATTATGTTAAAAATGTTGATTTACCTTTATATATTGAAAAAAATAATGAGTGGAAAAAAATATTATATAATATTAAAAATATTACATATAGTGTAATAGATGAACTTAATAAAAATGGTGTTCAGTCAAAAAATTATTTTTCACCAGTTCATTTGCAAAAATTCTATAGAGATTTGTATGGTTATAAAGAGGGGGATTATCCAGTTACAGAGCTAATATCTTCTTTAACTATAGCAATACCATTTTATACTGAAATTACTATACATGAACAAAAATATGTTGTTGAAATAATAAAAGACATATTAGATAAATTTGAGAAATAA
- a CDS encoding ribosomal L7Ae/L30e/S12e/Gadd45 family protein: MNEKKVVNLLGFASRMRKIIFGKDNIKEYIRNPKRRKKFIIIASNVGESVKEDTIKRCESHKVPYILLKEYTKEDLGHALGKEEISVVGVLDENIVNGIKEVADAGGDSIV; this comes from the coding sequence ATGAATGAAAAAAAGGTTGTAAACCTTTTAGGTTTTGCTTCACGGATGCGGAAAATTATTTTTGGAAAAGATAACATTAAAGAATATATTAGAAATCCAAAAAGAAGAAAAAAGTTTATAATAATCGCATCTAATGTTGGAGAATCTGTAAAAGAAGATACAATAAAAAGATGCGAATCACATAAAGTCCCATATATATTGCTAAAAGAATATACAAAAGAGGATTTGGGACATGCTTTAGGCAAAGAAGAAATAAGTGTGGTAGGTGTTTTAGATGAAAATATAGTTAATGGAATTAAAGAAGTAGCGGATGCTGGAGGTGATTCAATTGTCTAA
- a CDS encoding nucleoside-diphosphate sugar epimerase/dehydratase translates to MKRKIQLIIIDYIIFFISYIIALFFRFQTDIIEIQKYILPIMIFPLVMVIVLYFNKIYDYVWRFATLKEIKPIIYSSFLGYIINFFIIEGLRRTLFSNLIIPITVGFITALLGSILIIFSRVWWFSKNNEKNIINVKNNISNNVSKKILIVGAGDAGVELLEEFIKHPLYGKVVGFLDDDESKIGRKIRDVKILGKTSEVMKIVEKYSINEVIIAIPSATSEQLKRIIDNIDTKKVRLKTLPGIFEILNNKVSLGFIRDVNIEDLLGRKEIKVNFDEIKYYITDNKVLVTGAGGSIGSEICRQVAALNPKELLILGRGENSIFNISKELNEKFPNLTITEIIGDITNEHRIKEIFNIFKPDVVFHAAAHKHVPLMEKNPSEAFRVNAYGTYILAKNSIDNNVKRFIYISTDKAINPTSIMGTSKRFGEIIIRALAKQSSTKFGIVRFGNVLGSRGSVIPIFQEQIRKGGPVTVTDPRMKRYFMTIPEAVALVLQAGSFANNGEVFVLNMGEPVLIDKLAREMIKLSGYIPDQDIKIVYTGIRPGEKLYEELFLDSEEFIKTDNERIFILKGNDIIELNQLNKLIEDISKGFKENDFELFNNLIEKYIPEATSKIKKDIAY, encoded by the coding sequence ATGAAAAGAAAGATTCAATTAATTATTATAGATTATATTATATTTTTTATTAGTTATATTATAGCTTTGTTTTTTAGATTTCAGACAGATATTATTGAAATACAAAAATACATATTACCAATAATGATCTTTCCTTTGGTAATGGTAATTGTATTATATTTCAATAAAATATATGATTATGTATGGAGATTTGCAACATTAAAAGAAATTAAACCTATAATTTATTCCTCTTTTTTGGGTTACATAATTAACTTTTTTATAATTGAAGGTTTAAGAAGAACATTGTTTTCAAATTTAATTATTCCAATAACTGTAGGATTTATTACAGCGCTATTAGGTTCAATTCTTATTATTTTTAGTAGAGTATGGTGGTTTTCAAAAAATAACGAAAAAAATATAATTAATGTAAAAAATAATATTAGTAATAATGTAAGTAAAAAGATATTAATTGTTGGAGCTGGGGATGCAGGGGTAGAATTGCTAGAAGAATTTATAAAACATCCATTATATGGGAAAGTAGTAGGATTTTTAGACGATGATGAATCTAAAATAGGTAGAAAAATAAGAGATGTTAAAATATTAGGAAAAACCTCGGAAGTTATGAAAATTGTAGAAAAATATTCAATTAACGAAGTTATTATAGCAATACCATCTGCGACTTCAGAACAGTTAAAGAGAATTATAGATAATATTGATACCAAAAAGGTTAGATTAAAAACATTACCAGGGATTTTTGAAATATTAAATAATAAGGTGTCATTAGGATTTATAAGAGATGTAAATATAGAAGATTTACTTGGTAGAAAGGAAATTAAAGTAAATTTTGATGAAATAAAGTATTATATAACGGATAATAAAGTGTTGGTTACTGGTGCTGGAGGAAGTATAGGTTCTGAAATATGTAGACAAGTTGCTGCGTTAAACCCTAAAGAATTATTAATTTTAGGAAGAGGAGAAAATAGTATATTTAATATATCAAAAGAGTTAAATGAAAAATTTCCAAATTTAACTATAACTGAAATTATTGGCGATATTACAAATGAACATAGGATAAAAGAGATATTTAATATATTTAAACCTGATGTGGTTTTTCATGCAGCAGCTCATAAACATGTTCCATTAATGGAAAAGAATCCATCAGAAGCTTTTAGGGTAAATGCATATGGAACATATATTTTAGCTAAGAATTCAATTGATAATAATGTGAAAAGATTTATTTATATATCAACAGATAAAGCAATAAATCCAACATCAATAATGGGAACTTCAAAGAGATTTGGAGAAATAATAATAAGAGCTTTAGCTAAGCAATCAAGTACGAAATTTGGGATTGTTCGATTTGGTAATGTTTTAGGAAGCAGAGGAAGCGTAATTCCTATTTTTCAAGAACAAATAAGAAAAGGTGGTCCAGTTACAGTAACTGATCCAAGAATGAAAAGATATTTCATGACAATACCAGAAGCTGTAGCTTTAGTGTTGCAAGCCGGATCATTTGCTAATAATGGTGAAGTATTTGTGTTAAATATGGGAGAGCCTGTATTAATTGACAAATTAGCTAGAGAAATGATTAAGCTTTCAGGATATATTCCAGATCAAGATATAAAAATAGTATATACTGGTATTAGACCAGGTGAAAAATTATATGAAGAATTATTTTTAGATTCAGAAGAGTTTATAAAAACTGATAATGAAAGGATATTCATCTTAAAAGGAAATGATATTATAGAATTAAATCAGTTAAA